The window CCACCGCGACGGACGGGTCTCGCCAAGTAAATGACAGCAATCATCCAGGCAGATACGCGGTCGTCTTGTTACATATCTCTGGCTCCGTCACCGCAGTGAGATAGAACATACACcagttttaaagttaaaaaataagcttttaaacacaaataagttttataaaaatttgtgtaGTAGTTTTTGCATCAAGCTCGAACAAACAAGATAGTTACAGTTTCATAATAGTATAGTTTAACTATTTCAAGCCTGTTTTTTTTACTCTTGTATTCACTTGTATTCCCTCAATTTAGTTTATAAACTACAGGTGAACAAGTTAATTCAGCATCCATTCTTATGACAGTGTGCAAAAAAAAGAGCCGGGTCATTCCATGAAACACAGGACATAATTAGTGGCGGGGAAAAAATCTGATGGGGAATTTGTGTTTTCGTTATTGGTATCTAGGGTATTTCAGCAGTGTTATTTGACCCTGTTCAATTCCTCTATGAGCATGTGTTTCCTGCTGGTGGCCATTGTTTCCAGCCATATGTGAAGATACCTGTTTCTAGTAAGAATATATATCAACTTCAAggtaagaaaactgaaaaataaagtaGTATGTTGTATTATTAGATATTGGTAATTGAAGAGCACAATCTTGTTTTCAGTTtatgatataaaatataaatgactGTGTAAGCTTTAAGtttaattataatgtattttgaTAACTAACCTAAAAAGTGTAATGTGAGTtactgaaaacattaatttttgtcgcTGTGctttttgtatgcatacaaagaaatTAATATTGCATATTCTCATACTTTTACGCATGACtactttaaagaaattttactagaaattaattaattaatatttcttatAGTAAATGATTATTGAATTATGTAACGTGAGTTACTGTGTCCATGCACTGGGTTAAAGGAAGCAAATTTATTGCTAGCAAAGAGAGCATAATAGTTTTAGTTAACATCTATTACAAAGATAAAAgcgtaaaattttcattttactgtattaatataaataataatgtaaacgttTAGAGGAATCTGATTGTTTTGTTAACCAACATTAAATGTTAAATGAGAATTACTGAAAATGTGAACTTATGTGCTTTGTCTACATGCAAATATATTTGCATGCCAAGAGCATACTTAACCTCAGTACTGAATATTACAATAtggtataataaattattaatatttaattaatttacataaggGGAAATGACTGTAACTTTGGTTGCTACAACTGTATGCATTTTATGTTCCTAtcctgttattattttattttgtgattttgtTCTAGAATGCCTTTAACTGCAGCTGAAAAGATGAGGAAGAAAAGGCAGAAACTTAAGGATGAGGGCAAGTACGAAGAGTACAAGCTAAAGCACAGAGAGACTACAAAGAAATACAGAGAACGAAAGAAGCTAAAAGAACAGGCATTAGGTAAGCGTGAGAAGAAAATAATGGAATTAGAAAGAAAAAAGCAAGGGAGGGAGAGAGTAGCTAAgtatagaaaaaaattgaaagaaactTCAAATCAAAACACTCCTGAAACATCTAATACTGCTTCTCCACCTTTTAAGAACTCATCTAGTCTAGGGAAGGCCACTGCTCGACTTAAAAGAGCACTTCCAAAATCACCAAGGAAGAAAACGGTTGTCATTAAGAAGTTATTTGAGTCTTATGTCCAGCCTCTGCCAACCAGTACAGCACCTTCCACAGCAAAATCTTTAAACCCTGATACTAGGAATGCTGTAATTCACTTTTACGAAAACGATGAAATTAGCCGCCAGGCTCCTGGACGGAAAGATGTAGTAACTATCAGAGAGAACAAAAGCAAGACAAAAATGCAAATTCGACACCTTATGTTTTCATTGGCAGAGGCTCAtgcaatgttttgtcatgaaaatGGCACAGTCATTGGAAGGAGCAAGTTTGCAGAACTTCGGCCGAAGCATGTAATGTTGAGCAACAAGCTCCCTCACAATGTATGTTTGTGTCGTTACCACGAAAACTTTATTGACGCTGTTAATGCTCTCCACAAATTTGTGCCAGAGTTCCCAGAATACACTAACGACCTACCAAAATCTTTCGTATGTAAGGATGCCACAATAAATTGTTGGTTTGGCGAATGTGAGACCTGCAAAGATTTAATGCCTTCAAAACTTCATGAAATTTGTGCTGCTTCAGAGAACTCATCGGATGTGAATTGGTTTGTATGGAAGGAGTGCGACGGAAGACTATTAAAAGTGCAGGAAGACGGACAATTGCAGGATTTGGTTGATCATATACTTACTATTGGCCCACCATTCTTAGAACACTGTTACTTAAAGAGAGCACAGTCAAAAGCTTACCAAACAGAACGAGCAGCAGTTGAATCAACTCCACAAGTAGCACTCATTCAAGTAGATTTCTCGGAAAACTACACCTGCACGGCTCAAGATGAGATACAGAGTGCTCATTGGCAACATGCTCAAGTCAGTTTGTTCACAGCTGCTATATGGCATTCAGGAGTTGTTAATCCAGGATATGTAATTGCCTCTGATGTTCTTGACCATTCCAAAAACACAGTGATAGCATATATTCATAGACTTCTTGAAGAGTTACCACCATCAGTAAGTGATGTCAGGATTTGGTCTGATGGGCCTAGTTCACAGTTCAAGAATAGATACATCGCAGAAGCTATGATAACTCTTGCAAATGAACACAAGAAGAAAATATCTTGGAACTATTTTGCTACTTCACACGGCAAGGGGCCAGTTGACGGGATTGGAGGAGCCATCAAGCGTCAAATTTGGTTGAAAGTCAAGAGCAGGAAGTCAATTGTACATAATGCCACCGACTTTGTGAATGCAGTAGATCCATCGTCAAAGGTTCATGTGATTTTGATGAACAGTGAAGAAATTGTTCACAGAAATCACAAATTAAATGTGCCATCTTTAGTGAAGAACTGTAAGCCATTCCCAAATATTGCAAagacacacaacttagaaatttgTAATGGTGAAACTATAGGACACATAACTACAGCAGAAACTAAATTTGGTGAGAAACTATTTGAGAAACTGGTAGAAGATGTGATTAAAGTGGATGACTGGGTGGTTGTGAAATATGATAGTTTGCTATTTCCAGGAATCGTTACTGAAATAGATTCAGAAGATTACAAGGTGAACGTAATGACCAAAGAAGGTCAGCTGTGGAAATGGCCTGACACTAAAGACAAAATCTACTACAGTAGAGCTCAAATCATAAAAACTGTGAATCCACCAGTAATTGTAACTGCTCGTGGACATTTTAAGTTTGACTCTGTAATAATGTGAATTTCTGTATATAGTGAAACATTGTTTTACGCTTCTTGGGTGTTTTGTGTAATTAATTTATAGAACCCATAGCAATAGAACAAACAATATCCATAAAACTGACCAATGTTGGATGTTATTATTTTGTCTCTGTAACGTGAGTTACTGTGAAATGTAACGTgagttacttttttaaaaaactgttatgttattatttacaaacaaacaaCTATATGTCACACTACCATATGTTCGTATAAGTTAGTTGAGTTACATATAAAATCCTAAAGCCAACACATTGTTTACCAGAGGAGAATTAATCACGTTTTCAACTAGTGATGCACCGATAaggctttaccgattaccgaaacGATACAGATAACCAACATAAACATCGGCCGATACCGATACAAACCGATTACcgattattttatcacattttcattttccaacagctaaattaaacaaataataatatatcaagcaatactaagaattaaaatatcttcacaggcttatattatttatttttattcttaaaagtaaatatatcatgtGAAACACGCAGTTGACATTTAGTAGTCATAATTCAACACTggcaaatttgaatttaaaaaaacaagctttCTTAAGTTCTCAGGCAACATCCTGTTGCGCTTCTCTTGGAGAATGTTTCCTGCTGATGAAAACAATCTCTCTGAGCACACAGATCCAAGGGGTATTATAAGATTTTTCAGTGCTGCCTTCTTCAGATGTGGGTAATTTACATCTTTTAACCAGAATTCAATCGGGTCTGTCCCTAGGTCGAGTGTTGGCTGCTTCATGTAACTGTCCAGTTCTTCAATTACATtacctgtaaataataaaattacaaaatgacaaATATTTGGTTTAGCAATTAAATAATAAGATTTGTTGACTGTAGCACAGTGTATGTGGTACTTACCCCTAGTTGAAGCTGTTGTAGCAGCTATAGACTTATCAACCATTTTCTGGAacatctgccaaattcccttctGTGTAGCAGAAGGACCAGGTGAAGAAATGGCACATCTAGAAGTGCCAGTTGACTCAGAAGTCTGATCACATTTTTGCAGTGTCATGCTATCattcaaactatttttaactGTTTCAATGCTGTCAGGATTTTGGAATGGATGGTGTTTATAACGAGGATCAAGCATCGTAGCTACTAGGAAAATCTCAGTCTTTTACAATTCACCAAGACGTGAGCCGAGTGAATGTTTCAAATCGGTTGCAAAAGATTTAGTGGCATCTTTAACGGCTTTAACCTCCATTATCTTCATTTCCAGCATGTGATTTAGGCTGTTGACTAGTGGTATAGCATCTGCTACAGATGCTTTTTCACTGCTGACTGTCTTGGTCACATCTTCAAAGTATGTAAGAAGATCTACTAATTGCTCGGCAAGCAACCAATTTTCAGCTGTAATCTGACACCTAAACTTCGAGCAATTTTGGAGAGCAACCGTGATGGAAAGACGCTGTTCTACAAGACGTCGTAACATATGAAGAGTAGAGTCCCATCGTGTCGCAATATCTTGAATAAGTACGTGCTGAGGTTCGTTTACCTTTTTCTGTGCATCGACAAGAATTTTTTTGGCTGCTGTTGAATGACTGAAATGCCCTACAATGCTCCTGAATGCCGCAAGCAGTTCACGAACTGGACGTTGATTCAGCAGCCCATCTTTGAGTACAAGCTGAACACTGTGAGCTAAGCATGGAATATTAGGCAGTTTGAGGTGATCTCTTACGGCACATTTCATATTAGATGCATTATCAGTAACAACTGCACATACTTTATAGCCTATCTCCCAGTCTTCAAATATGTGCAAGAGATTGTCTGCAATGTTTACTGCAGTGTGCAAATCACCATCAAAAGGTAAAACTTCAAGGCAGAAATGTACCTTCTGAGACAGCTCTGCTCCATGGGCTGTGACACTAATGAAATCATTCATCTGAGACGAAGCCTCACTTGTCCACAAATCTGTTGTGACAGCAACATTGTCAAGATTAGAAAGTCTCTCTCtaactttatttttcactttcTCATACATTTTTGGAATTACTGTATCGGCCATGTGTTTCCTTGAAGGAATGTTGTATCTCGGAACTGCTTTAGACATGAGACGCCCAAAACCATCATTATTCACAATGTCATATGGTTGCATGTCTACACATATCATTTCAGCAATCAATGTGGTAAATTCCTGAGCTCGTGGATCATTGGAATTGTACAGTAATTTCTTTTCGACTACGTCTTGCAGTGTTGGTTGAAGTAGACTTACTTTAACTTTCTTCTGAGAAGGGCCAGCAACCGAATGTTCCCTCTCAGTAGAACACGCCTGGCTTGTACTTTCTGCAAATGCAAATTGCTGAGGATGCCGTGTCTTAACATGATGCAACATGTTGGTGGTTGTGTAGCTTGATCGGCAAGAACCACCACGTGATATTACAGCACCACAATATAAACATATTGCTTTACTATCGTCTTCTTGGCTTGTagtaaaatgtttccacacttcacttctcTTTTCCCGCGTCGCCATTGTTTAAAACAGTCTTGTTTTCAGAAATACGTTTTcgcaataataaacattttgtttaaaaacacaacaCCTTCGGAATACTTCCATAGATTATATGATGTCAACAAAGACGCCAATAACAGGAAAGTTAGCCAACACTGAAGTTCGCAAACATTTGGTGCTAAAAAAACCGCTCTCTCCTTTCGGACGTTTTCATTATTTCTCACTATGATCGCTAGCGCTGCTAAACCTGATTGTAATCGTAACCACTTAAATGCTTTCTTATTCTAAAGTTGGCAGTACAACTTTTATCTGTATGCAGGTATCTATGGTTCTTAGTTgcgtgtttacaaaataaatagcgGCGGGAatgaatactaaattaaaatagtgagtgtgcgcctaattttttttatttaaaatctggcGTAAGATATGCGGCGAAATATGTCTACGAAATCTGACCAGAAAATAAAGGATGCGTAAAATACAACTTACATCGGTATCGGTATTTAAATAATCGGTGATAACGATTAatcggtaaaatgtaattatcggcGATTATCGTTAATCGCATAATCGGTATCGGAATCGGTGCATCACTATTTTCAACTCTGTTTGAAACTCTTGTCAATGAACTGTAATGTGAGTTACCAATAATACTTTAATCATAGTTATGTTTTTAACAATCaatattaccaaaaatatatatgacTATGTTCTTTAAGTTATAAgccttatataaaaaatataaacagttaagtttgttaaataattcagtactttgtgttatttattatattgttttaattgTCATTTTGTAACGTGAGTTACTGTGGAATGGACCAGCTGTGGTTTTACAGCTTCTCAACATTTCTATGAAATGAATGAGTGAGTGGTGTTACCATCTCCTCATCATCAAGGTCATTACAAGATGAGGAGTGACAACAGAATGGCCAGAGAAAACAGGAGTAACCTGAGTCACCTCACTGACACCCAGTTTCCTGGGTCATTCATTGAGTATCAATGTTTGGCCTATTTATGCCCACTATGGTTCTgttaaagtaattatattttaactgttacagttaaatttattt of the Bacillus rossius redtenbacheri isolate Brsri chromosome 10, Brsri_v3, whole genome shotgun sequence genome contains:
- the LOC134535739 gene encoding zinc finger BED domain-containing protein 4-like; the protein is MATREKRSEVWKHFTTSQEDDSKAICLYCGAVISRGGSCRSSYTTTNMLHHVKTRHPQQFAFAESTSQACSTEREHSVAGPSQKKVKVSLLQPTLQDVVEKKLLYNSNDPRAQEFTTLIAEMICVDMQPYDIVNNDGFGRLMSKAVPRYNIPSRKHMADTVIPKMYEKVKNKVRERLSNLDNVAVTTDLWTSEASSQMNDFISVTAHGAELSQKVHFCLEVLPFDGDLHTAVNIADNLLHIFEDWEIGYKVCAVVTDNASNMKCAVRDHLKLPNIPCLAHSVQLVLKDGLLNQRPVRELLAAFRSIVGHFSHSTAAKKILVDAQKKVNEPQHVLIQDIATRWDSTLHMLRRLVEQRLSITVALQNCSKFRCQITAENWLLAEQLVDLLTYFEDVTKTVSSEKASVADAIPLVNSLNHMLEMKIMEVKAVKDATKSFATDLKHSLGSRLGEL